From one Peredibacter starrii genomic stretch:
- a CDS encoding response regulator, producing the protein MKKILFIEEEKELQSVILKLFPKDQFRVIAAQDGVEGLQKCRNEEFDLIILDYQMPRLDGLRFYQQIRERGDDTPMLFTTAYVEEMKQKGLKWEKYEVVEKPYEASALLQKVNKLLGIGAPVKSDKLILNPGEILFDEGDEANSIYFIVSGVMKASKKISDGSYKELFQHGTGDLIGDTSVINGTPRILRVEAIEKTELVIIPSTKILSIVEGQPKWIKLMLESMSRRIDAGVKQIS; encoded by the coding sequence ATGAAAAAGATTCTGTTTATCGAGGAAGAGAAAGAACTTCAATCTGTGATTCTAAAACTATTTCCGAAAGATCAGTTTCGAGTGATTGCTGCTCAAGATGGAGTCGAGGGACTTCAGAAGTGTCGAAATGAAGAATTTGACCTCATCATCCTGGACTATCAGATGCCGAGATTGGATGGGCTTAGGTTCTATCAACAGATTCGAGAGCGCGGTGACGATACTCCCATGCTTTTCACCACAGCCTACGTTGAAGAGATGAAGCAGAAAGGTCTCAAATGGGAAAAATATGAAGTTGTCGAGAAGCCATATGAAGCATCGGCCCTCCTGCAAAAGGTGAATAAGCTCCTAGGTATAGGAGCTCCGGTTAAATCGGATAAGTTGATTCTAAATCCGGGAGAAATACTTTTTGATGAAGGTGATGAGGCCAATAGCATTTACTTCATCGTGAGTGGCGTGATGAAGGCCTCAAAGAAAATCAGTGATGGTTCTTATAAAGAACTCTTTCAGCATGGGACGGGCGACTTGATTGGTGACACTTCAGTCATTAATGGCACCCCCAGAATCTTGAGAGTAGAGGCGATAGAAAAAACTGAATTGGTGATCATTCCTTCTACGAAAATTTTGTCTATCGTAGAAGGGCAACCCAAATGGATCAAGCTCATGCTCGAAAGCATGAGCCGTCGGATTGATGCCGGAGTTAAGCAGATTTCTTAA
- the ppk1 gene encoding polyphosphate kinase 1: MRKRRSAARQPKKINFNVDPTHFLNRDISWLHFNRRVLAEAADKRNPLLERLRFLIIFSSNLDEFVMKRVGYLKHQISSGFTHRSVDGQTAEEQLANIRRHINEDLERQRGIYVGLVGELQRHDIYIYDFDDLGTEDQDYLNGYFRRKMFPVLTPLSVDPGHPFPFISNLSYSLGMILRNPQTETVLFSRVKIPEVIPGLIQLPRQEGDKKFRFVTTVTLVRSNLHMLYPGMEIQQTVPFRVSRNADVDHREDEAQDLLILVEEGIKERRLADCVRLEIHKDTDPSMTSFLKDSLEIVDEDIYLMDFPIDFMILKSIVDLDLPELKFKPWAPIIPKAFFENNNFFSLIRQGDVLLHHPYESFSGTVEKFIANAADDPNVLTIKMTLYRTGDNSPFIRSLIKAAEKGKQVVCLVELKARFDEQRNIVWAQKLEDAGVHVVYGVLGLKTHTKTALIIRQEHDGEIMSYAHIGTGNYHSQTSNLYTDLGLLTCNKKICDEVVEVFNYLTGSSLKTDYQEILVAPINMKSTFMNKIQQEIKNKKAGKPARIIAKMNSMEDEVITEALYEASQMGVDITLIVRGFCCLRPGQPGLSDNIKVISIIGRFLEHSRVFYFANGSENYQDGEFFIGSADWMHRNLHNRVELIAPIYESRLKDKLWEFVDIMLNDNRQAWILNPDGTYSQKTPQDGEDERGTHTLLMNKTIQREKALT; encoded by the coding sequence ATGCGTAAACGCCGGAGTGCCGCTCGCCAACCAAAAAAGATCAACTTCAATGTTGATCCTACGCACTTCTTGAACCGTGATATCTCATGGCTTCACTTCAATCGTCGCGTATTGGCCGAGGCCGCTGATAAAAGAAACCCGCTACTCGAGCGTCTTCGTTTTCTTATTATTTTTTCATCCAACTTAGATGAGTTCGTGATGAAGCGTGTGGGCTACTTAAAGCACCAAATCTCTTCTGGCTTTACTCATAGATCAGTTGATGGTCAAACCGCTGAAGAGCAACTGGCCAATATTCGCCGTCACATTAATGAAGACCTGGAACGTCAGCGTGGGATTTATGTGGGTCTCGTGGGAGAACTTCAACGTCATGACATTTACATTTACGACTTTGATGATTTAGGGACTGAAGATCAGGATTATCTTAACGGATATTTCAGACGAAAGATGTTTCCGGTTCTGACTCCGCTTTCAGTGGATCCTGGTCACCCGTTTCCATTTATTTCAAACCTATCTTATTCATTGGGGATGATTCTTAGAAATCCTCAAACAGAAACTGTGCTTTTCTCTCGTGTGAAGATTCCGGAAGTGATTCCAGGACTCATTCAACTTCCTCGTCAGGAAGGGGACAAGAAGTTTCGTTTCGTTACAACAGTTACGCTAGTGAGATCAAATCTTCATATGCTTTATCCCGGCATGGAGATTCAACAAACAGTTCCGTTCCGAGTTTCTCGTAACGCTGATGTTGATCACCGTGAAGATGAAGCACAAGATCTACTGATCCTGGTGGAAGAGGGAATTAAAGAAAGACGTCTCGCGGATTGCGTGCGTTTGGAAATTCACAAAGACACTGATCCGAGTATGACGAGCTTCCTGAAAGATTCGTTAGAGATTGTGGATGAAGATATTTATCTCATGGACTTCCCAATTGATTTCATGATTTTGAAATCAATTGTGGATCTGGATCTGCCTGAACTTAAGTTCAAACCTTGGGCCCCGATTATTCCGAAGGCATTCTTTGAGAATAACAACTTCTTCAGTTTAATTCGTCAGGGTGACGTTCTTCTTCATCACCCATATGAGAGCTTCTCAGGAACAGTGGAGAAATTCATCGCCAATGCGGCCGATGATCCAAATGTTCTTACTATCAAGATGACTCTTTATCGTACTGGAGATAACTCACCATTTATCCGCTCGCTGATTAAGGCAGCTGAGAAGGGGAAGCAGGTGGTATGTCTGGTGGAACTTAAAGCGCGCTTTGATGAACAACGAAACATCGTTTGGGCCCAGAAGCTTGAAGATGCCGGGGTTCATGTGGTGTATGGAGTACTGGGACTTAAGACCCATACTAAGACCGCTCTCATTATCCGTCAGGAACATGATGGCGAGATCATGAGTTATGCTCACATTGGTACCGGTAACTACCACTCTCAGACTTCAAACCTTTATACGGACTTGGGTCTTCTGACATGTAATAAGAAAATCTGTGATGAAGTGGTTGAAGTATTCAACTATCTAACTGGTAGTTCTCTAAAGACTGATTACCAAGAGATCCTGGTTGCTCCGATTAACATGAAGTCGACTTTCATGAATAAGATCCAACAGGAAATTAAAAATAAGAAGGCAGGGAAACCAGCTCGCATCATCGCTAAGATGAATTCAATGGAGGACGAAGTTATTACTGAGGCCCTCTATGAAGCAAGCCAGATGGGAGTGGACATCACTCTTATCGTTCGCGGCTTCTGTTGTCTTCGTCCGGGTCAACCTGGACTTTCTGATAACATCAAAGTGATTTCTATCATTGGCCGCTTCCTGGAGCACTCGCGTGTTTTCTATTTCGCCAATGGCTCAGAGAACTATCAAGATGGTGAGTTCTTTATTGGCTCGGCGGATTGGATGCACCGTAACCTTCACAATCGCGTGGAGTTGATTGCGCCAATCTATGAATCAAGACTTAAGGACAAGCTTTGGGAGTTTGTAGACATCATGCTGAATGACAACCGTCAGGCGTGGATCTTAAATCCGGATGGAACTTATTCTCAGAAGACGCCTCAGGACGGGGAAGACGAGCGTGGAACGCATACTCTTCTCATGAATAAAACCATTCAACGTGAAAAGGCCCTCACATGA
- a CDS encoding porin family protein, which produces MTDPLDMQEQEESPEQQDVKELRKHEDRQLETWGAIDPGKGVLLGKNEAGSINLSFYMLARYMNQQPPSQSYHDHLGNKRNVDTRNDIELHRAIMWLRGWAYDPKLDYVLQFWTVNTSKTINIIGSIAYNFDKKFVLQAGIDGLPGARSLNGQHPYFLSGDRFMGDEFFKPGFTMGLTARGQLTDILFYRLMVGNALSEVGIKASQFTRNMAYGGSVWVLPTGEFGPRGGYGDYEMHEKITTRFGVSATQSREDRFAQPDINDNPNNTQINLSDGVNLFSEGSLAPGVTIQRANYSILSADAAVKYRGFFFDVNYYWRWLDGFKKNGPTPQDNIFDHGFMMQTAYQIVPRKWEIYSAYTYIWGEFNNPWEVVGGFNYYPRNTRNWRLNVMVNHVEQTPLGSFFGFYTAGQTGETVALSTDIFF; this is translated from the coding sequence ATGACGGATCCATTGGACATGCAGGAGCAGGAAGAATCCCCTGAGCAGCAGGATGTTAAGGAACTCCGCAAGCATGAGGATCGACAACTTGAAACTTGGGGAGCGATTGATCCTGGGAAGGGTGTGCTTCTGGGGAAGAATGAGGCAGGCAGTATCAACCTAAGTTTCTACATGTTGGCCCGTTATATGAATCAGCAGCCTCCCAGTCAGAGCTACCATGATCACTTAGGTAATAAACGAAATGTTGATACCCGAAATGATATCGAACTTCACCGTGCTATTATGTGGCTTCGTGGTTGGGCCTATGATCCGAAACTTGATTATGTCCTGCAATTTTGGACAGTGAATACATCCAAGACCATAAACATCATTGGTTCCATTGCTTATAACTTCGACAAAAAATTTGTACTGCAAGCGGGGATTGATGGATTGCCAGGTGCTCGTTCACTCAATGGTCAACACCCATATTTCTTAAGTGGTGACCGCTTTATGGGTGATGAGTTTTTCAAACCGGGCTTCACCATGGGACTTACGGCCCGGGGACAGCTCACAGACATCTTATTTTATCGTTTAATGGTGGGGAACGCTCTGAGTGAGGTTGGTATTAAGGCCTCGCAATTCACGCGTAATATGGCCTACGGCGGAAGTGTTTGGGTACTTCCGACTGGAGAGTTCGGACCTCGCGGTGGATATGGTGACTATGAAATGCATGAAAAGATCACCACACGTTTTGGTGTTTCGGCCACTCAAAGTAGAGAAGATAGATTTGCTCAACCGGATATCAATGATAATCCTAACAACACCCAGATTAATCTTTCGGATGGTGTGAACCTCTTTTCCGAAGGTTCACTGGCTCCAGGAGTGACAATTCAGAGAGCGAACTATTCGATTCTTTCGGCGGATGCTGCCGTTAAGTATCGCGGTTTCTTTTTCGATGTTAACTACTATTGGCGCTGGTTAGATGGATTCAAAAAAAATGGTCCAACTCCACAGGATAATATTTTTGATCACGGCTTCATGATGCAAACGGCCTATCAGATTGTGCCTCGTAAATGGGAGATCTATAGTGCCTATACTTATATCTGGGGGGAGTTTAATAACCCTTGGGAAGTGGTGGGGGGATTTAACTACTATCCTAGAAATACCAGAAATTGGCGTTTGAATGTAATGGTGAACCACGTTGAACAGACACCACTGGGAAGCTTCTTTGGGTTCTATACCGCCGGTCAAACCGGGGAGACGGTGGCCCTTTCAACCGACATTTTCTTTTAA
- a CDS encoding TIGR02147 family protein produces the protein MDEQLAIQKLLRSHLLAAQSKNPKFSLRSYSRKVGIHHGALSAIMNGKRNVSKDLAEKITRKLLIDPQSRNEILNLFPEKRKYRTVEEMEQDEAAPKYLEIEASTFKLMAEWEHFAVLSLIKTDDFINDYGWIASRLGISKYRSQEVVERLLDLGFLEIRKGELVRVQAKIRSSDDTVSLSVRKSHEENLELAKESLHRDSIQERDFTYITMPVDPSKMAQAKEMIRKFQDELSDVLESGEKKEVYRLAVQFFPLTKLTQQNLSKDNLQ, from the coding sequence ATGGACGAGCAATTAGCGATTCAAAAACTTTTAAGAAGTCATCTCCTTGCTGCTCAAAGCAAGAATCCGAAGTTTTCTCTTCGCTCGTACTCACGCAAGGTCGGCATTCATCATGGAGCTCTTTCTGCCATCATGAATGGCAAACGAAATGTTTCAAAAGACCTGGCCGAAAAAATCACGCGTAAACTTTTAATCGATCCTCAGTCTCGTAATGAGATCCTGAATCTCTTCCCGGAAAAAAGAAAATACCGAACAGTTGAAGAGATGGAGCAAGACGAAGCGGCACCGAAGTATCTTGAAATTGAGGCCTCAACTTTTAAGCTCATGGCCGAGTGGGAACACTTCGCTGTCTTATCTCTCATCAAAACCGATGATTTCATCAATGACTATGGATGGATTGCCAGTCGCCTCGGTATTTCAAAGTATCGCTCTCAAGAAGTGGTTGAGCGTCTTCTCGATTTAGGTTTTCTTGAAATCAGGAAAGGCGAGCTTGTCCGCGTGCAGGCGAAGATCAGGTCATCCGATGATACCGTAAGTTTATCAGTCAGAAAGAGCCACGAAGAAAATTTGGAACTTGCTAAAGAATCACTTCACCGTGATTCGATTCAAGAACGAGACTTTACTTATATCACGATGCCTGTTGATCCATCTAAGATGGCACAAGCAAAAGAAATGATCCGAAAATTTCAAGACGAACTCTCAGACGTCTTGGAGTCAGGCGAGAAAAAAGAAGTTTATCGCCTGGCAGTTCAGTTTTTCCCGCTAACTAAATTGACCCAACAGAATCTCTCAAAGGACAACTTACAATGA
- a CDS encoding isocitrate dehydrogenase (NADP(+)) gives MAKIKVANPVVELDGDEMTRIIWSFIKQQLILPYLDLDIKYFDLGMEHRDATDDKVTVEAAEAIKKYNVGIKCATITPDEKRVEEFKLKQMWKSPNGTIRNILDGTVFREPIIIKNIPRLVPGWTQPIVIGRHAFGDQYRATDTVIPGKGTLKMSFIGEDGKTQEWEVYNFKGPGVALSMYNTDESIRGFAESCFNMALVKGWPLYLSTKNTILKKYDGRFKDIFNEIYEKDYKKKFEAKGIVYEHRLIDDMVAACMKWSGGFVWACKNYDGDVQSDTVAQGFGSLGLMTSVLMTPDGKTIEAEAAHGTVTRHYRMHQQGKPTSTNPMASIFAWTRGLHHRGKLDGNKELQTFCETLEAVCIQTVEEGKMTKDLAACIHGDKVTADKYLTTEQFLEAINQNLQKKLKA, from the coding sequence ATGGCAAAAATTAAAGTGGCAAACCCTGTCGTTGAGCTAGACGGCGATGAAATGACTCGCATCATCTGGTCATTCATTAAGCAACAACTAATCCTTCCTTACCTTGATCTTGATATTAAGTATTTCGATCTAGGCATGGAACACCGTGATGCTACTGACGATAAAGTTACTGTTGAAGCTGCTGAAGCTATCAAAAAGTATAACGTTGGTATCAAGTGCGCGACTATCACTCCAGATGAAAAGCGCGTAGAAGAATTCAAACTTAAGCAAATGTGGAAATCACCAAACGGTACAATCAGAAACATTCTTGATGGTACAGTTTTCCGTGAACCAATCATCATTAAGAACATCCCTCGTCTTGTTCCAGGGTGGACTCAACCGATCGTAATCGGTCGTCACGCTTTCGGTGACCAGTACCGTGCTACTGACACTGTTATCCCAGGTAAAGGGACTCTAAAAATGAGTTTCATTGGCGAAGATGGCAAAACTCAAGAGTGGGAAGTTTATAACTTCAAAGGTCCAGGTGTTGCTCTATCTATGTACAACACTGACGAGTCTATCCGCGGTTTCGCTGAGTCATGTTTCAACATGGCGCTTGTAAAAGGCTGGCCTCTTTACCTTTCTACTAAAAACACAATCCTTAAGAAGTACGATGGTCGCTTCAAAGATATCTTCAATGAAATCTACGAAAAAGATTACAAGAAGAAATTCGAAGCTAAAGGCATCGTGTACGAACACCGCCTTATCGATGATATGGTTGCTGCTTGTATGAAGTGGTCTGGTGGATTTGTTTGGGCATGTAAAAACTACGACGGTGACGTTCAGTCAGATACAGTTGCTCAAGGTTTCGGTTCACTAGGTCTTATGACTTCAGTTCTTATGACTCCAGATGGGAAGACAATTGAAGCAGAAGCTGCTCACGGAACAGTGACTCGTCACTACCGTATGCACCAGCAAGGTAAGCCAACTTCAACTAACCCAATGGCTTCTATCTTCGCTTGGACACGTGGTCTTCACCACCGTGGAAAACTTGATGGTAACAAAGAACTTCAAACTTTCTGTGAAACACTTGAAGCTGTATGTATCCAAACTGTTGAAGAAGGCAAAATGACAAAAGATCTTGCTGCTTGTATTCACGGTGATAAAGTAACTGCTGACAAGTATTTAACGACTGAGCAGTTCCTTGAAGCTATCAATCAGAATCTTCAAAAGAAACTTAAAGCTTAA
- a CDS encoding Ppx/GppA phosphatase family protein: protein MPSYLNKVLNQETIAAIDLGSNALRAIIVRKNGSAVEVIKNFREPLRLGEDVFNTGFISPAKMELTEEAFIKLFHVFAEYNVTDTRAMATSAMRDSSNGPALAERIAHTTGIEIQTIRGNEEARLIFEAVRGQVNLKKKTAVLMDIGGGSTELIIVKNEEVVAVESFNVGTVRLLRYNQEDLEEVIAEQMDKMLAFIATHLKNKKPNLFIGTGGNLRRIGKIRKKILGKSTSQLALFSEISHMEEAILSMSYVDRIRRLELDQNRADVILPAIMLTHHLMEKLKLKEIHLPKVGLKEGIILSMLPKAPKKFILKD from the coding sequence ATGCCAAGCTACTTAAACAAAGTCCTGAACCAGGAAACCATTGCGGCCATCGACCTGGGCTCTAACGCCCTCCGGGCGATTATCGTCCGTAAAAATGGAAGTGCGGTTGAGGTCATCAAAAACTTTCGTGAACCTCTTCGCCTAGGCGAGGATGTTTTTAACACTGGTTTTATCTCTCCTGCCAAAATGGAACTGACTGAAGAGGCCTTCATTAAGCTCTTCCATGTCTTCGCTGAATATAATGTGACTGATACTCGTGCGATGGCGACATCTGCCATGAGAGACTCAAGTAATGGTCCTGCTCTGGCAGAAAGGATTGCTCATACCACCGGAATTGAAATTCAAACCATTCGTGGTAACGAAGAAGCGCGTCTCATCTTCGAGGCGGTCAGAGGTCAAGTTAACCTCAAAAAGAAGACCGCGGTCCTGATGGACATTGGCGGCGGAAGTACAGAACTCATTATCGTAAAGAATGAAGAAGTTGTAGCAGTAGAAAGTTTTAATGTCGGAACGGTCCGCCTCCTTCGCTACAACCAGGAAGACCTGGAAGAAGTCATCGCTGAGCAAATGGATAAAATGCTCGCCTTTATCGCCACTCATTTAAAAAATAAAAAACCAAATCTCTTTATAGGTACTGGCGGAAACCTTCGTCGAATTGGAAAAATCAGAAAGAAGATATTGGGTAAATCCACTTCTCAACTTGCTCTCTTCTCTGAGATTTCTCACATGGAAGAGGCCATCCTCTCTATGAGTTATGTGGATCGTATTCGTCGACTTGAGCTGGATCAAAACCGCGCGGATGTGATCTTGCCGGCAATCATGCTCACTCATCACTTAATGGAAAAATTGAAACTAAAAGAAATTCATCTTCCGAAAGTGGGACTAAAAGAAGGCATCATTCTCTCGATGCTTCCAAAAGCACCCAAGAAATTTATCCTGAAAGATTAA
- a CDS encoding SixA phosphatase family protein yields MRLIFLRHGLAEGHFSFDQDADFERELTAEGIKRLHQTFKQFRKVESNIDVIFSSPLARAIQTAELFWSYYQDSDLEMMADLDILDDPRHLVEYISFLPTDGTYVFVGHDPHITKVIAALLALHPEHEFMTIKKGGICVLEGGMWKGFTMELLVSPKFLRTITD; encoded by the coding sequence ATGAGACTGATTTTTCTTCGCCACGGTCTGGCCGAAGGTCATTTCTCTTTTGATCAGGACGCGGATTTTGAGCGTGAACTGACTGCGGAAGGAATTAAGCGTCTGCATCAGACCTTTAAGCAATTTAGAAAAGTTGAATCGAATATCGATGTGATTTTCTCGTCACCTCTGGCACGAGCGATTCAGACGGCGGAGCTTTTCTGGAGTTATTATCAGGACTCTGATCTGGAGATGATGGCCGATCTTGATATTCTGGATGACCCTCGACATTTAGTTGAGTACATCTCGTTTCTTCCAACTGATGGTACTTACGTTTTTGTGGGACATGACCCGCACATCACAAAGGTAATTGCAGCACTTCTCGCACTTCATCCAGAGCATGAATTCATGACGATTAAGAAGGGCGGGATTTGTGTTCTAGAAGGTGGCATGTGGAAGGGGTTCACAATGGAACTTCTCGTTAGCCCAAAGTTTTTGAGAACCATTACCGATTAA
- a CDS encoding universal stress protein, translated as MRPQRIVVALPLEEELLAPMHEWGRKFDFSHVESVHFLHIVKKNITPLEFGLIETPDEETYHDMMPALEKFLREESRKILPADFRGETSFQLTKDFHPEEEVIDILKNRNASLVVVATRGKHGFEGLFHSSFTDYMVKFAPCDVFVVRPEAKAETRPLKKSA; from the coding sequence ATGCGTCCTCAAAGAATTGTAGTGGCACTTCCCCTCGAAGAAGAATTACTGGCGCCGATGCATGAATGGGGCAGAAAGTTTGATTTCTCCCACGTCGAAAGCGTTCACTTTTTACACATCGTAAAAAAGAACATTACACCCCTCGAATTTGGCCTGATTGAAACACCAGATGAGGAGACTTATCACGACATGATGCCGGCGTTAGAAAAGTTCTTACGAGAAGAGTCCCGAAAAATCCTTCCTGCGGATTTTCGCGGAGAAACGTCATTTCAGCTGACCAAAGATTTTCATCCGGAGGAAGAAGTTATCGACATTTTGAAAAACCGGAATGCGTCCCTGGTGGTGGTGGCCACGAGAGGAAAACATGGATTTGAAGGGCTATTCCACAGTTCCTTCACCGATTACATGGTGAAATTCGCACCCTGTGATGTGTTTGTGGTCAGACCTGAAGCAAAAGCAGAGACAAGGCCGCTTAAGAAATCTGCTTAA
- a CDS encoding S8 family serine peptidase codes for MRIGFFIVMFLAFGCVKDEGNITKPNFGSGETSGSSGGSTTGNASTGTEDPLATYAWHLENRGQSSFSGSGGKAGEDIKVKTVHSSLNIKGKNVRIAVSDTGVDIDHADLSGNTLSTEHRNYVFTQPSRWAGASPYPSDGEAHGTATSGLIAAIGWNGIGSRGIAPSAKFAGFRYIFEYSSSETDASMLARELDQMSGSFDVFNYSYGYSGTDFINVDPKIFTQLEYGATTQRSGKGSIYVQSAGNSYTDYYDLCSGPAISCEMKVSGNSNSSEDQASPHKILVGAVNALGLSSSYSTPGSGLWVSAPGGEFGIDEPAMITTDIAGCSSGDSYRNYNYSYFNFGSHALNPYCDYTSLFNGTSSAAPVVSGVVALMLEANPNLNWREIKHILALTSDPIDYDPLNNSIAHPWGFNLLNYVYDYKWTRNAAGFYFSNWYGFGRVNALRAVQTAQAFATNSLGTYEKTLNTVPNPDQWYYDSGAINLAIPDEDANGVEDRIWVGHNFLIEAIQIQITTNHTWPGDLAVHLVSPSGTESRLLNTNSNIYSLGLNANTLLLSNAFYGERSLGYWRIKIVDGSSAITTKDDGTITGTGSLLNWKILVHGHQSSSDLLKPYPVTMLSMPSGSTSATTSPVFSFADTISKSNLNRYEVAVGTTPGGSDTKAWYSIGTANTTLQVTGLTLEDAKTYYLSVRAVSNQGYSSTVQVKSWVPDY; via the coding sequence ATGCGGATTGGATTTTTTATTGTGATGTTCCTCGCCTTTGGTTGTGTGAAAGACGAAGGTAACATCACAAAACCAAATTTCGGCTCAGGAGAAACTTCCGGCAGTAGTGGCGGTAGTACGACTGGCAATGCAAGTACGGGAACTGAAGATCCCCTGGCCACCTATGCCTGGCATTTAGAAAATCGCGGACAGTCTTCATTCAGTGGTAGCGGTGGTAAGGCCGGCGAAGATATCAAAGTTAAAACAGTTCACAGCTCTCTCAATATCAAAGGTAAGAATGTTCGCATCGCAGTTTCAGATACCGGTGTGGATATTGATCACGCAGATTTAAGCGGGAACACCTTAAGTACTGAACACCGAAACTATGTCTTCACTCAGCCTTCTCGTTGGGCGGGAGCTTCTCCTTATCCATCAGATGGCGAGGCCCATGGTACTGCCACATCAGGCCTTATTGCGGCAATTGGATGGAATGGAATTGGTTCCCGCGGTATTGCTCCTTCAGCAAAATTTGCGGGCTTCAGATATATATTTGAATACTCTTCGAGTGAAACTGACGCTTCCATGCTCGCACGAGAACTGGACCAGATGTCCGGTAGTTTTGATGTTTTTAATTACAGCTATGGTTACAGCGGAACAGACTTTATCAATGTTGATCCAAAAATCTTCACTCAGCTTGAATATGGGGCGACGACTCAGAGATCCGGCAAGGGATCAATCTACGTTCAATCCGCAGGTAACAGTTATACCGATTACTATGATCTTTGTTCAGGTCCGGCGATTAGCTGTGAAATGAAGGTCTCAGGTAATTCCAACTCAAGTGAAGATCAAGCAAGCCCTCATAAGATTTTAGTGGGAGCAGTGAATGCACTTGGACTTAGTTCAAGCTACTCTACTCCAGGAAGTGGTCTTTGGGTAAGTGCCCCAGGTGGCGAATTTGGTATTGATGAACCGGCCATGATCACAACCGACATCGCTGGTTGTAGTTCTGGAGACAGTTATCGTAACTACAACTATAGTTATTTTAACTTTGGTTCTCATGCCCTGAATCCTTATTGTGATTATACCAGTCTCTTCAACGGAACTTCTTCTGCAGCTCCAGTGGTTTCAGGAGTCGTGGCACTGATGTTAGAGGCGAACCCTAATCTTAATTGGCGCGAAATTAAACATATCCTCGCTCTGACTTCTGATCCCATAGATTATGATCCTCTCAACAATTCAATTGCTCATCCGTGGGGATTTAATCTATTAAATTACGTGTACGATTATAAATGGACTCGCAACGCTGCCGGTTTCTATTTCTCTAACTGGTATGGTTTTGGTCGTGTGAATGCTCTTCGTGCAGTTCAAACTGCTCAGGCCTTTGCCACTAACTCTCTCGGAACTTACGAAAAGACCCTCAATACTGTTCCTAATCCGGATCAATGGTATTACGACTCAGGCGCAATCAATCTTGCCATTCCTGATGAAGACGCTAATGGTGTCGAAGACAGAATCTGGGTGGGACATAACTTTCTTATTGAAGCGATTCAAATTCAAATTACGACTAACCACACTTGGCCCGGTGACTTGGCCGTGCATCTGGTGTCTCCGAGTGGAACTGAAAGTAGACTACTTAATACGAACAGTAACATCTATTCGCTTGGCCTTAATGCCAACACTCTCCTTCTCTCAAACGCCTTTTACGGCGAACGTTCTCTGGGTTACTGGAGAATTAAAATCGTGGATGGTAGTAGCGCGATCACGACTAAGGACGATGGAACAATTACCGGAACTGGTAGTCTCTTAAATTGGAAAATTCTGGTTCATGGTCACCAAAGTAGCTCGGACCTTTTAAAGCCTTATCCTGTGACGATGCTTTCAATGCCGAGTGGTTCAACATCGGCCACGACCTCACCAGTCTTCTCATTTGCTGACACGATTTCAAAATCAAATCTTAATCGCTACGAAGTGGCGGTAGGAACGACTCCAGGGGGGTCAGATACCAAGGCCTGGTACTCAATTGGAACCGCCAATACGACTCTTCAAGTAACAGGTCTTACTCTTGAGGACGCCAAGACATATTACCTCAGCGTTCGCGCGGTAAGTAATCAGGGTTATTCGTCTACGGTGCAAGTGAAGAGCTGGGTGCCGGACTACTGA